GGCAGAGTAGAAGTTCACGCCGACCATCCCCCCTTGATTTCCTAAAGTCTTTAACTGGTCATCGCTCAAGTTCCTTCTGTGATTGCATAGAGCCCTTGCACAGGAGTGTGAGGCTACAAAAGGTTTTTTACTATACTTTGCAACATCGTAAAAACCGCCTTCGGAAAGGTGAGAAACATCTATAAGCATTCCTAAACGATTCATTTCTTCCACGACCTCTATGCCAAAGGGCTTAAGTCCACGGGCATGCTCAGCCGGATCATCACTTGAAGGGTATCCGATGGCATTTTCAAAGTTCCACGTTAGAGTAATCAGTCGAACTCCTTTATCAAAGACTTCTTGAACCCTTTCAATTTTATCCGACAGAACCACACCATCTTCTATAGTTAGGATAGCGGAAAGCTTGGAGTTTTCTGCGTTAGATAAAATATCGCCCGTCCATAAGGCCGGTTTTATGGAATCAGAATTTAATTCAAGCTGTGCTTTATATGTTTCGTAAACCGTATTAAAAATTTCATAAGGATCCATGCCCTCTTTTTCCTTAGGCGATATAAATATAGCAAAAAATTGGGCTAAGGCATTTCCTTGTAACAGCTTATCAATGCTAATATGTCCTGAATTGCTTGAAAGTGTATGACTGGGGTTTCTGTAGCACTCTAGCAGAGTGTCGCAATGCATATCGATTATTTTCATGTTTCTGTTTCCTCTCGTATAATATTTAATATTATGATACACTAATATTAAAGCAAGAGCCATACCTAATATAACTTGTGTTAGCATAATAATTACGAAAATATAAGACAAAAAGACAGGATACTCAGTCAAAAAGGAGGATACTATGAAAATAAGAGAAAGAATCGATGAGATTTTTGAAGAGATCGTTGAAATAAGAAGAACGCTGCATGAAAATCCGGAGCTTTCAGAGCAGGAAATAAAAACGTCACAAAGAATAAGTGAATTTCTGACAAAGTATGAAATCCCTCATGAAACAGAAATTGCAGGCCATGGTATTGTGGCTATAATTGAAGGAAAAGGAAAAATTGCAGAAGGTCAAAAATTTCTAACGGTAGGAATACGGGCGGATATGGATGCACTTCCCATTAACGAAGAGGTTAATGTACCGTTTAAATCTAAGACAGAAGGCGTCATGCACGCCTGCGGACACGATATTCATGTGGCGGCCCTTTTGGGAACCGCAAAAATTTTGAAAGAAGCGGAAGCGGATTTTTCCGGGACTGTTAAATTATTTTTTGAACCTGCGGAAGAGACCATCGGCGGGGCGAAACAGATGATAGAAGCCGGATATTTAATGAATCCTACGGTGGATGCTGCTATCGGGCTTCATATAACGCCGGAAGTAGAAACGGGAATGGTACAATTTCGAAGAGGAAAAATGAATGCGGCATCAACGGAGTTTGAAATTACTGTAGAAGGCGTTGCATGTCACGGAGCACATCCTGAAAATGGTGTGGATTCTATTGTAGCGGCTTCCAGTCTGGTCTGCATGCTGCAGTCCATAGTGACCAGAAATCTGTCGCCTACCAATCCGGGGATTATAACGATAGGACAAATACACGGGGGAAATAAAGACAATATCATTGCCAATGAAACAGTACTTTCAGGAATGATCCGGGCATTGGACAATGACACAAGGAGTTTTCTTAAAAAGAGAGTAAAAGAAATGGCAGAAAATGTGGCGAGCGGCTTTGGTGCTAAAGCCAATGTTCAGTTTACAGATGGCTATCCGGCTCTTGCAAATGATGATGAGGTGGAAGATATTCTTGAAGCCGTTGCGGAAGAAGTTCTATCAAAGGAAAACGTATGTTTCTTACCGGAACCGAGTCTTGGTGCCGATGATTTTTCCTATTTCTCGGAAGCAATACAAGCGGTATATTTTAATATTGGGTGTCTCGGTAAAGGAGAAACTGTCCGTCAGGCGCTTCATAGCGAACAGCTGAATCCAGATGAGGAATGTATAAGAACAGGAATTCTTATGGAGGTATTTGGCGCACTGGAGCTTTTTAAGCAAATCAGGTGAGGAAGTCGTATGGTATAGGATACGTTGCAGAGCGGAGGTAGAAATGTTAAGGGATACGGTAGTGCAGGTCAATTTGGGCGTCCTTGCAGACAATATGAAAAAAATTTGTGAAATGGTGGGTAAAGGCGTTGCTGTAATGCCCGTTATAAAAGCCGATGGATATGGGCATGGGGCAGTCGGCATTGCGCCTACGCTTATGGAACAGGGAGCGGCATATTTGGCGGTGGCAACTTTAACGGAAGCATTGGAATTAAGAACACAGTATAAAGACTATCCTGTGTTCATTTTAGGGCACACACCGGATCGATTATTGCCGATTGTGGTGGAGCAGAACATTACACAGACTATTTTTTCTTCAGCGCAAGCAAGAATATTAGCAGAAGAAAGTAAGAAGGCCGGCAAAAAAGCCAAAATACATATAAAAGTAGATACGGGATTTCATAGGCTTGGAATTGATGACCTTCAGGAGCTAAAAGAAATATGTTCTTTTAAGGAAATAGAAACAGAAGGGATTTTTTCTCATTTAGCACTGGTCAATGAGGAGGAAAATGAAAAACAGGTCAAAAAGTTTTTGGGCATTGTAGATGAGCTGGAGAAACAGGGAATTCACTTTAAATATAAACACATTGCAGACAGCATAGCTGCTGTAGATTACCCGGAATACCGAATGAATATGATTCGCCCCGGTGCATTAGTATTTGGCCTTCGGAGTTTTGAGAAGGGTTTTGTAGATGTGGAGCAGGCAATGACCTTTGTCACCAGAATTTCACAAATCCGCCAGGTGCGCAAAGGGGAAGGGGTTGGCTATGATTATCTGTGGAAGGCCCCTGAAAATATGGCGATAGGAACGCTTCCTTTTGGATATGCAGACGGATATCCGCGTAACATGAGGGGAAAGGGATACGTTACTATTAAGGGAGTTAAATGCCCGATTATTGGAGTTATCTGCATGGATCAATGTATGGTGGATCTTTCGGGAGTACCGGGAGTAAAGGAGGGGGATCCGGCCATTATTTACGGTGACGGAAGTGAAAGCACCATGACTATTGAAGAGGCTGCAGAGCTTGCGGGAACAAATAAAAACGAAATCGTTGCCAGAATATCAGCAAGGCCTCCCAGAGAATATATAAAATAATGTAAGGAAGGCGAGCGTATGTTTTGTGTTCTTTGTAACAGCGACTGTGTGTTTTATTATTTTTTAGAAAAAAAGCGTTAAACCTATATGTGTACACAAATTCTTTCATTTTTAAACCGGAATGTAAACGGCATCGTGTTATGATGGTTAAAATTACCGTAGATCAAATAATCGGAGGGATTAAAATGGACACTATTTTTTACAACGGAAAGTTTAGAACCATGGATAAAATGAACCCGGAAGCGGAAGCCGTAGCTGTTAAGGATGGTATTATCACCAGAGTCGGCAGTAATGAGGAGATTCTTGCTCTGGCGGAAGCACATACGAAAAAAGTGGATTTGGAAGGAAAGTTCGCATTGCCGGGTTTTTCAGACAGCCATTTACATTTGATTTATTATGCAAATACGAAACGAAAGGTGGAGCTGTCTCAAGCCAGATCCATTGAAGAGGCTATTTCCTTATGTAAAGCGCAGCTTCAGGAAAAATCCAAAGAAGACGGATGGCTCTTGGGATGCGGCTGGAATCAGGAAGACTGGAAAGTACCGGTATTTCCCACAAAGATAGATTTGGATAAAATATCTCAGGATATTCCGATTGCTATAACAAGGACCTGTTACCATGCCACAGTAATCAATTCCAAAGCCATAGAGCTATTAGGCCTTAATAAAGAAATTCCGGAGCTTTCCAATGGGATTGTAGAGGTAGATGAGAACGGGCAGGTAAACGGAATTTTAAGAGAAAGTGCGCAGAACATTGTTTGGAATTACATGGGCGTACCGACTCTTGAGGATTTGAAGAACAGAATAGAGGATGCCTGTCTGGACGCGGCTTCAAAGGGAATTACCGCTATTCAAACGGATGACTTTGAAACCTTTACGGGAGATACGATAGATTTGATCATAAAAGCCTATCATGAACTGGTATCGGAAGGCCGGCTGCCGGTTCGCGTTTATCAGCAGTGCTTGCTGCGTACCCCGGAGAAACTCCAAGCCTTCTTAGACAAAGGGTATAAGACCGGCTATGAATTCGGACTGTATAAAATAGGCCCGTTGAAACTGCTGAATGACGGCTCCTTAGGGGCAAGAACCGCCTACATGAGAGAGCCTTACCATGACGATCCGAGTACGAAGGGCGTGGCCTTATACGATCCGGAGCAGCTCACGAAAATGATAAAAATGGGTCACGAGAACGGTATGCAGATAGCCATTCACTGCATCGGCGATGCCGCCATAGAAATGGCGGTCAACAGCTTTGAGCAGGTCATGCTGGAATCGCCCCGAACCGATCCGAGACATGGTATCGTACATTGCCAGATCACCGACATCAATCTAATTGAACGAATTAAAAAACTGAATTTATTGATTTATGCACAGCCGATTTTTATAAGAGCAGACAAGAATATCATTAATCAGCGAGTGGGAGAGGAACTGGGAAGCACAAGTTACAACTGGAGAGCCTTTGCAGACAGAAACATGCATCTGAGCGGAGGTTCAGACTGTCCTGTAGAAAAATTCGATACCATTCCCAATATGTATTGTGCGGTCACCGGGAAAAATCCGGAAAGGGATAGTGATCCCGCATGGCACCCGGAAAACTGCCTGACTGTAGATGAAACGGTGAAAGGCTTCACCTGGGAAGGCGCTTACGCAGCATTTCAAGAGAACGAGAGAGGAACGATTTCCGTAGGAAAATATGCCGATATGGTGGTATTGAGTGAAGACCTGTATCAGGTTCCGGAAGATCAAATTAAAGACATTCAAGTAAAAATGACCATGGTAAATGGTGAAATAAAATATTCCGATTTGTAAAAATAAACTTCATAAAAACGGATAACATAATGCGGGTCATTGAATATGAACCCGCATTATGTTATCATACAGTAAAAATAGCGAAAATTATCGGGAAAACCGGATTGAACAAAACAGTATTACCAAAAAGGCAGGAAAATCAAATGCATGCAGATTTATTGATAAAGAATGGAAAATGTTTATGTGTGGCGAATGACAACGTGTATGACTGGGTGGCCGTGACCGGACATAAGATTTCCGGATTGGGTTACAGAGAGGAATATAAACGAACCTTTGACAGGATTCACTGTACCATAGACGCAAATGGCAACACAGTCCTTCCAGGCTTTTATGACAGTCATTTTCATTTGGTCCAAACCGGATTAGATTCTTTGAGTTTGGATTTATCCGAGGCAACCTCTTTTGATGATATCGGAGACCTGATCAAGGAGCAATCCCGATTGACTCCGGAGCAGCCGATCCATGCGAAGGGGCTGTATCCCTACAATCTAAAAGAAAAATGCTTTCCCAGCAGGACGGTACTGGACAAGTTCTGCAATGATGTTCCCGTCTGGGTCACCAGCAGTGACTTTCATATAAGCGCACTAAATACCTATGGAATTTTATACTATAAAATTCCATTTACCATAGGCGGTATCGAACTGGATAGTAAAGCCATGCCCACCGGAATATTTAAAAAACAGGCTAATGTCATACTGCGGGAAAATATTTTAAAAAATGTATCCAATGCCCATCGTCTGGAGGCGATAAAAGGCGTATTAGATGATGCGGTCAAGCATGGGATTACGACCATAGACACCATGGAGGGAGGCTTTTTATTCTGTAATAAGGATGCAGAGCTGATTTATGACTACAAAGACGCCTTTCCCGTTGATGTCAATTTATATTACCAGACTTCCGATATTCTCAAGGTAAAGGAGCTGCGCCTGCCCAGAATTGGATCGAATCCATTTATAGACGGAACGTTAGGTTCCAGAAATGCAGCCTTGAATTATCCGTACATAGATGATCCGGATAATATAGGCGAACTGTATTTCACACAGGAGGAGTTAAATGAGTTTTTAGTAGAATGCTATAAAAACCGATTGCAGACCTCGCTTCATGTGATTGGGGGAAGAGCTATAGAGCTGGCTCTTAAGGCACATGAGCATGCATTGAACATGACAGGGAATGCTGGACTTCGTCATAGGCTGGAACATGTGGAACTGGTAAGCAGCAGTCAGATCTTGAGAGCCAGAGAATTGGGCCTCGTCTTTTCTATGCAGCCGACTTACGAATATTTGTGGGGAGGAAAGGGAAGGATGTACGAGGCGCGAATCGGGGAACATTACAGGGAATCAAATCCTTTAAGAGAAATCCTTGATCATGGTGTTGTCATCTGCGGAAGCTCAGAAAGCGATGTGACGCCCATCGGCCCTGCTATGGGAATCCATTCTGCGGTGAACCATCCGGTGGAAGAGCACAGAATAGAGCGAATGGAAGCCATTCGAATGTTTACGCTCAATGGGGCTTTCGCTGTCTTTGAGGAAAAGAAAAAGGGCAGCCTAGAGCTTGGAAAATTGGCCGATATGGTTATTCTAAACAAAGACATTATGAAAGTACCTAAAGAACAGATAAAGGATGTGGAAGTAGCAACTACCATTAAATCCGGACACATCCTATATCATACGAATGAATTGTGCCTAGGAGTGGATGATCATGACTGAATTGAAGATTAATCTGATGGGGCGGGTAGAATTTAAGTACGGCGAAAAAAATATAGAACATAAGTTGAGCAACAAGGGGATTGCGCTCATCAGCCTTTTGATGCTTCACATGAAGAATGGGGTCAGCAGAGAGCGGCTGATCTCCTACCTTTGGGCGGACAGCGACGAAGAAGCCGCCAAGTATAACCTCCGCTATAACCTTTGGAATATCAAGAAGGTGATCCCGGCAGATGAAAAGGGGCAGGACTTTATTTTGGCCAATAAAGACTATTGCCGATTAAATCAGAATTATTTCTTCGAATCAGATATTTTGCAGCTCATGAGCTTTGAAAATCAGGAGACCGAACGATCCATCGAGGAGTTAGGTCACTGTAAACAGTTATTCAGAGGAGATTTTTTGGAAGGGGTCTATTTAAAAAATTGTGATGAGTTCAATGAAAAAATTATCCTAGAGCGAATCGTCTATCAAAATAAATATGTGAAATTATTAAAAGCTATCGCTGAGAAGTATGAAACAGGCAGTCAATTTGAGGAATGCATTCAAATTTTAAGTGAATTAGCCGGTATGGAACCATATAATGAGGGAATTATTCAGAGCAAGCTGAACGCTTACATACAGCTGGGACAGTGGAGTGACGCTATCGCCTGTTATAAAAAGTTTGAAGCCTCTTTGAGAAGCGATTTGAATGTCTCTCCCAGCCAGAAATTAAAGCTTGTATATAGTAAGCTGCTGGGAAAACCTCAGATCAGCACCAAAAAAGCTTCGGGGAGCAGCGGCTTTAAGAGACAAAAGCTGGATATAGAGGTACAGTGTGCAGAGAATATCGATTATTTTTGTATAGCGGATTTGATCAGAAAAATCATTCTGAGGGGGGACAGAAAGTATATTTTTCAGTTTAATAAATGCTATCTGGAGGATTTGAACTTTATTCAGTTAGAAGTGGGGATCGGCTACGAGAGACTGCACGGGGAGAAATGCAGCCTGCGTACGTGGCTGCCGGACGTTCGGATTGCAGATGCGTGTATCCGATTTATTTTGTATGTAAATGATATTTACGATCTCCATGTAAGCCTGAAGAACGCGGATAAAATAGATCAGGCCTCTTCACAGATCATACAGTATCTCAAACGCCTGAAAATCGCTGACCTGCTGATACAGGAGTCCTGACCGGCTCCTGCTTATTTTTGTGCGGTGACGGAATTTTGCGAATAAATATCTGCTAATTTAATAAAATGTAAAATAGCAAGGTTTCGTGCTGCATTAGGAATAAGGGGGAAAAGTAAATGGAAAACGTTCAGCTTCAAGGTACTGTGTTAGACGAAAATAGATGTGAAACAAATAAGGCGGTACTTCAAGGTGTTGTATTGACTGAACTAAAGTTCAGCCATAAATCGTATGGGGAGAGTTTTTATCTGTTTGAAGTAGGAATCGGGCGAAAAAGCGGATACAGAGATGAAATAAAAATTGTTATCTCCGAGAGATTGATATGGGATATTGCTATCAATGCGGGAGCCCGGGTAAAAATAGAGGGACAAATACGGACCTATAATGAAGAAAATGAAGGAAAAAGCCGGCTGAACATTGTAGTTTTTGCAAGAGGAGTCACTCTCGTGGGAGAACAGGACAGCGAGCCGGATGAGAACTACATATATCTGGACGGTTTTCTGTGTAAGCCTCCTATTAGAAGAACTTCACCTTTAGGCCGGGAACTTTGTGATATCATGCTTGCAGTCAACCGGATGTACAATAAATCCGACTACATCCCTTGCATTGCGTGGGGACGCAATGCCACATATGCAGGAGGGCTGGAAGTAGGGACGAAGCTTTCTATTATTGGGAGGATACAAAGCAGAGAATATAAAAAAAGAGATGCCGAGGGAAATATTTTGAACCGGATCGCATATGAAGTGTCCATCCTGAAAATCGAAGAATAGACAGACAAATAAATCCCGCAGCAGTGGGCAGAATATGAAAATAGTATTTTTATTCATTTAGAATTTATGGTATAATGATTCCGTCGATTGAGGTGCGGCATTGCCGTAAGGAAGGAATCATTGAACCACACGGCGACGTGGCTTTGTGGTACAATAAACGCAATGATTAGGGAAAAAACCGTACGAACGGAGGAAATAAACATGAGAATACTATTGGATGGAATGGGCGGAGATCATGCTCCCTTGGAAATCGTAAAGGGTGCGGTGGAGGCTGCCAAAGAAATAACGCATACGATCGTGATCATAGGCGATCAAAAGAAAATAGAGGCAGAACTGAAAAAATACAAATACGATAAGAAACAGATCCTTATTGAGCATGCCAGTGATGTCATTGATAACTGCGATGCTCCTGTAAAGGCTGTACGAACGAAAAAAGAATCCTCCATGGTCAAGGGAATTACCATGGTGAAAGAAGGAAAGGGCGATTTATTTATTTCGGCAGGAAATTCCGGCGCATTAATGGCAGGAAGCTTATTGATATTGGGAAGGATACAAGGTATAGACCGACCAGCAATGGCCAGTATATACCCTATACTTGGTGGACAGGCTTCTTTGCTGGTGGACGCAGGAGCCAACGCAGAATGTAAACCGGATAATCTGTTAGAGTTTGCTACCATGGGCAGCATCTATATGGAAAAGGTTCTGGGGAGAAAGAACCCAAAGGTGGGAATTGTCAATATCGGAGCAGAGGAGACCAAGGGAACCACGGTCACAAAGGCTGCGCATGAACTACTGCTCAAGAGCAGTCTCAATTTCGTAGGCAATGTGGAGGCGAGAGAGATTCCTTTTGGTGCCAGTGATGTTATTGTCTGTGATGGATTTGTAGGCAATGTCGTTTTAAAGCTGACGGAAGGAATGGCTCTTTCTGTCTTAAAGAAATTAAAAGAGACGCTGACTGCCGGACTTAAAGCAAAATTGGGAACCGTTTTACTGTACGATAAAATAAAAGGATTAAAGAGTGAATTTGACTATTCAGAATATGGCGGAGCTCCTATTCTAGGCGTGAAGGGTCCTATTGTTAAAATGCATGGAGCCTCCAATTCAAATGCCGTCAAGAATACGATTCTGAAAGGTATTCCTTATGCGGAGCAGAATGTGGTACAGACTATTTTGGATTCAGTATTAGAACTTGAGGAGATAAAAATCAGTGAATAGCGTTGAATTTCAAAAGAATATATCCTATGAATTTCAAAATCCCGATTATCTGGAGAAAGCACTGACCCATAGCTCTTTTGTGAAAGAGAAGGATGAAAGATGCGGAAAGGACAATGAGCGTCTGGAATTTTTGGGAGATGCATTTTTTGATGCGGTCATCAGCGAGGATCTCTATAGGAAGCTGGCTCATGTCAGCGAAGGAAGATTGACAAAATTAAGGGCTTCTATTGTCTGTGAAAAATCCTTGGCTCAAAAAGCCAAGGAACTGAATCTGGGAAAGTTCCTTAAAATGGGAAAAGGCGAAGAAAACACGGGCGGACGAGAACGGGATTCCATTCTTGCCGATGCCATGGAAGCTGTTATGGCAGCTATTTTTTTAGACGGAGGTTTTGAAGAAGCAAAGAAGTTCATTCTCAGAACCTTTGGCGAAACCATCGAAAATGCAGTTTCGGGAAAGTTGTCAAGAGACTATAAGACAGAGCTTCAGGAGAGTCTTCAAACCAACGGCGACGTCAAGATCCAATATCAAGTGGACAGACAGGAGGGGCCGGATCACGATAAGACCTTTTTTGTGTCCCTTCTTGTGGAGGAAAAACTTCTGGGAAAAGGGGTCGGCAAGAGTAAGAAAGAGGCGGAACAGAACGCTGCCCGATATGCTTTAGAAAGTGGTGGAGACAAATGTATTTTAAAAGAATAGATATGCATGGTTTTAAGTCATTTGCCGAACCAGTCTCCATAGAATTCAATCATGGCATTACCTGTATCGTAGGCCCAAATGGCAGCGGTAAAAGCAATATCAGTGATGCACTTCGCTGGGTGCTGGGGGAGCAAAGCCCGAAGACCCTGCGGGGAGGCAAGATGGAAGATGTGATCTTCGCAGGAACGGCTAACCGCAAATCCAGAGGCATGGCGGAGGTAGTGCTGGTCATCGACAATTCCACAGGGATCCTGCCCATTGATTACAGCGAAGTCGCTATAACCAGAAGAGTTTTTCGGTCCGGCGAAAGCGAATATTATATTAATAATAACCAATGCAGGTTAAAAGATATTCGCGAACTGATCATGGATACCGGAATCGGCGTGGATGGGTATTCTTTAATCGGACAGGGTAAGATTGCGGATATTGTAAGCAACAAGCCGGAAAGCCGAAGAGAAATCTTTGAAGAGGCTGCCGGTATCGTAAAATACCGGAGTAAAAAAGCAGAGGCCGAAAGAAAGCTTGAGGCGACCAATGCCAACCTGGACAGGGTAAACGACATTGTCGGTGAGATTGAAGGCCGAATCGGCGGATTGAAGGAAGACAGCGAAAAAGCCAAAGAATATCTGACTCTGCGGGATCAATATAAAGAACTTGAAATTAATATTACTTTAAAAAATATAGAGAATCTGGAACTAAAAAATGAATATTTAAAAGACGATATTTCGGAGTTAGCTGCCGGAATAGATGATCTAAAAGAGCAAAGAGTCCTTTTAGACAAAGAATTGGCAGAAAGCAGAATAAGGAGTGAGGCTTTAGAGTCCTTGAACAATGAGGCAAGGGACAAGCTGGTAAAGAACATTGAAGAAATCAATCTGCTGGTAAATGAGGGAAAGCTGAAAGAAGAAAAGCTGGCTTCCATGGAAAAAGAAGAAGCCCGATTGAACAGTGAGCTGGCGAACCTGGAGCAAAAACTGGAAAAAGAGCAGCAAAATGCGCAGGAACTGATAACAACAAAGAACGACATTGATCGGAGAATGACGGCCTTACAGGATCAGTTGAAAGAAAAAATCGACAGCTATTCCAAGCTGATCTCGGAGCAAACGGCAGTTTCCGCTGAAATTGACAACGATAAAAACAGTTTATTTAAGCTCCACAGTGATGTCAGTGCTAAAAAAAGTGAAATCAACAGTTTGGAAAACTTGAAGAGCACGCTGGACAGACGGAAGGAGCTTTTATTATCCGAGAAGGATTCTGCGGAAAATCAGAATGAAGATATTCTGGCAGTACAAAAAGAAGCCCTACAGGAAAGAGACAGCTTGAGGGAAAGGCGTGAACGCCTTGCCGAAGAGTTGAGACGGCTGAAAGAGACGTATCAGTCAGCGACCCTGCAAGAAAGAGATTTGACCAGAAAAACGGAGGACATACGAATTTCCATAGGTCAGCTTTCCGCCCGCAAGAAAACGATTGAAGAGATGGAGAGCAACTATGAAGGCTACAATTATGCCGTCAAGTATGTGATGAGAAATCATTTCAGAGGGGTGCACGGGGTCGTGGCAGATCTGATTCATGTGCCGCAGGGCTTTGAAGTGGCCATTGAAACCGCTTTGGGAGCATCCATGCAGAACATTGTTTGTCAGTCTGATGAGGATGCACAGAATATCATCAAGGCGCTAAAGGCCAATAAGGCCGGTCGGCTGACCTTGCTCCCGATTGAATCCATCCGAGGCAGTTCGTATAATCAGGACAGCAGTCTTCGTAACCGGGAGGGATTTAAAGGTCTTGGTGTAGACTGCATCGAATTTGACAGAAAATATAAAAATGTGATGGAGTATCTGCTGGGCCGGGTGGTCATAGTAGATACGCTTCAGAATGCAGTTAAGCTTTCCAAGCAGGTTTCGGGCGGGCTTCGCTTTGTCACGCTGGAAGGAGAAGTTATTAATTCCGGCGGAGCGATTACCGGAGGAACCTTTAAAAACAATACGGCCAATCTCTTGGAGAGAAAAGGGGAAGTCACAGCCTTACAGGAAAAGCTGGATCAGGCGGTACATGAGAGGGACAGGCTGACGAAGGAGCTTTCTGAGCTCAA
This region of Aminipila luticellarii genomic DNA includes:
- the plsX gene encoding phosphate acyltransferase PlsX, producing the protein MRILLDGMGGDHAPLEIVKGAVEAAKEITHTIVIIGDQKKIEAELKKYKYDKKQILIEHASDVIDNCDAPVKAVRTKKESSMVKGITMVKEGKGDLFISAGNSGALMAGSLLILGRIQGIDRPAMASIYPILGGQASLLVDAGANAECKPDNLLEFATMGSIYMEKVLGRKNPKVGIVNIGAEETKGTTVTKAAHELLLKSSLNFVGNVEAREIPFGASDVIVCDGFVGNVVLKLTEGMALSVLKKLKETLTAGLKAKLGTVLLYDKIKGLKSEFDYSEYGGAPILGVKGPIVKMHGASNSNAVKNTILKGIPYAEQNVVQTILDSVLELEEIKISE
- the rnc gene encoding ribonuclease III translates to MNSVEFQKNISYEFQNPDYLEKALTHSSFVKEKDERCGKDNERLEFLGDAFFDAVISEDLYRKLAHVSEGRLTKLRASIVCEKSLAQKAKELNLGKFLKMGKGEENTGGRERDSILADAMEAVMAAIFLDGGFEEAKKFILRTFGETIENAVSGKLSRDYKTELQESLQTNGDVKIQYQVDRQEGPDHDKTFFVSLLVEEKLLGKGVGKSKKEAEQNAARYALESGGDKCILKE
- the smc gene encoding chromosome segregation protein SMC, producing MYFKRIDMHGFKSFAEPVSIEFNHGITCIVGPNGSGKSNISDALRWVLGEQSPKTLRGGKMEDVIFAGTANRKSRGMAEVVLVIDNSTGILPIDYSEVAITRRVFRSGESEYYINNNQCRLKDIRELIMDTGIGVDGYSLIGQGKIADIVSNKPESRREIFEEAAGIVKYRSKKAEAERKLEATNANLDRVNDIVGEIEGRIGGLKEDSEKAKEYLTLRDQYKELEINITLKNIENLELKNEYLKDDISELAAGIDDLKEQRVLLDKELAESRIRSEALESLNNEARDKLVKNIEEINLLVNEGKLKEEKLASMEKEEARLNSELANLEQKLEKEQQNAQELITTKNDIDRRMTALQDQLKEKIDSYSKLISEQTAVSAEIDNDKNSLFKLHSDVSAKKSEINSLENLKSTLDRRKELLLSEKDSAENQNEDILAVQKEALQERDSLRERRERLAEELRRLKETYQSATLQERDLTRKTEDIRISIGQLSARKKTIEEMESNYEGYNYAVKYVMRNHFRGVHGVVADLIHVPQGFEVAIETALGASMQNIVCQSDEDAQNIIKALKANKAGRLTLLPIESIRGSSYNQDSSLRNREGFKGLGVDCIEFDRKYKNVMEYLLGRVVIVDTLQNAVKLSKQVSGGLRFVTLEGEVINSGGAITGGTFKNNTANLLERKGEVTALQEKLDQAVHERDRLTKELSELKNRIAETSAGMESTEKQHRETELNLLSAENRISVFDGNMKDLAEGESKRQRELDSMQSEILSANNMIEKLNGEIEDRNAQIEALEERIESQMTELEQFKEKAEEGNESITRARIEVTACESDKANADTLVERIQHSIHEINSDADMRQTALNKLREDRELLLHAGTSSVSVKEKEEARASLERYIEEIVQERSELAKQLNEKSAARASIEEKVNASQSQKYELEIKKAKNETQLDSYKNKLWDEFEVSYLQAIEFRKKEFNMHESVKSSREIKTKIKALGEVNIGAIKEYETVSERYEFLSEQRADILSAMNSLKQIIDDMDKTIRIKFKESFDLIVENFEKVFQELFGGGQAMLRLEDETKPLECGIEIIAQPPGKKLQNINLMSGGEKTMTAIALMFAVLKAKPTPFCILDEVEAALDDANIERFAGYLKNFDNIQFALVTHQKATMEYADVLYGVTMPEQGISKVLSLKLGDKIDLN